Proteins encoded by one window of Salvia splendens isolate huo1 chromosome 5, SspV2, whole genome shotgun sequence:
- the LOC121803524 gene encoding probable ubiquitin-like-specific protease 2A codes for MRKRRNASKKSAAAAQGSAASSMNIGGGGSNNNMFSAFEFSNDEELQVEAHAREAVAKFGIQSPSNKSVRRPKSIDKYDFLVCFTQGIQSKQKHLVNDDELGVAATDGEISLGSSNHEPRTLSPLECQSPVSTSGVKSCSRRRRKPGWHSASKKHEAVVVVAPYYVKLEKKYHRGCVFTFSQRCIRLQGLPLCDRKGTHCVEWPTSDILNIEHQHYDKGEVINLQLRYKDANGDETGSLELEFVVLDDPQWSEKQEEIKSLDLNYDVSWKTSVTECCFEESFEEVVYPDGDPDAVIISRRDIELLQPRTFINDTIIDFYFRYLQTKIKAEEHRFHFFNTFFFQKLVAGGRGGRNAFLSVHKWTKNVNLFEKDYIFIPINFSLHWSLIIICHLGEAAQLKSKNTDHASKVPRILHMDSIRGSHGGLEKLIKSYLSEEWKERGNERQEEIAVKFRQLDFVSLQLPQQDNLCDCGLFLLHYAELFLELVSNSSTTEYIDFPDEDWFLPAEVSLKKRDHIRKLIHKLILQDKAQKEAAASNNKYLGRGVRETSARSVLTNGGEDLCHGINLNLEDDMDTSGQQCFAPLLEQTGKSSLKECHQPRKQRVPINQFNNLSLPLEETLTEQTTVLQRDIGSCYETDEMKPPHCQLNQSLCEVSYNEKSWTMSKDLEDCVVEDSEVEKSWMTSKDLAACVVKDSEDETSWTTSEDLAACVVKDSEDETSCTTSKDLATCVVEDSEDEVEVVSIRRTRKQLMRN; via the exons ATGAGAAAGAGAAGAAACGCCTCAAAAAAATCTGCCGCTGCCGCTCAAGGTAGCGCCGCCAGCAGCATGAACATTGGTGGTGGCGGTAGCAATAACAACATGTTCTCAGCGTTTGAATTTAGTAATGATGAAGAGTTACAGGTTGAGGCCCATGCCCGCGAAGCCGTTGCCAAATTCGGAATTCAAAGCCCTAGCAACAAATCCGTACGCCGCCCTAAATCCATTGACAAATACGATTTCCTTGTGTGCT TTACACAAGGAATCCAAAGTAAACAAAAACATCTTGTGAATGATGATGAGTTGGGGGTTGCTGCTACTGATGGTGAAATATCGCTTGGTTCTTCAAACCATGAACCGCGAACTCTTTCTCCTCTAGAATGTCAAAGCCCAGTAAGTACTTCTGGGGTAAAATCCTGCTCAAGAAGAAGGAGGAAACCAGGATGGCATTCAGCTAGCAAGAAGCAT GAGGCAGTGGTGGTTGTTGCTCCCTATTATGTTAAACTTGAGAAAAAATATCATAGAGGATGTGTCTTTACCTTTTCTCAGAGATGCATCAGATTGCAGGGTTTGCCACTTTGTGATAGAAAGGGGACTCATTGTGTTGAATGGCCAACCTCTGATATTTTAAATATTGAGCATCAGCATTAC GATAAAGGTGAAGTCATCAACTTACAGTTGAGGTACAAGGATGCAAATGGTGATGAAACTG GTAGTTTGGAGCTGGAGTTTGTCGTTCTCGATGATCCTCAGTGGTCTGAGAAACAAGAAGAAATAAAATCATTGGATTTGAACTATGACGTTTCCTGGAAAACAAGTGTAAC TGAATGTTGTTTTGAAGAGTCGTTTGAAGAAGTTGTGTACCCAGATGGGGATCCTGATGCAGTCATCATAAGTAGAAGGGACATTGAGCTATTACAGCCTAGGACTTTCATCAATGACACCATCATTGACTTCTATTTTAG ATATCTTCAAACTAAAATCAAGGCGGAGGAGCACAGGTTCCACTTCttcaacacatttttctttcAGAAGCTTGTTGCTGGAGGCCGTGGAGGAAGAAATGCCTTTCTAAGTGTTCATAAATGGACAAAAAATGTGAACCTATTTGAAAAAGATTATATATTCATACCTATAAACTTCAG CTTGCATTGGAGTTTGATTATTATCTGCCATCTTGGGGAAGCGGCTCAATTGAAAA GCAAGAATACGGATCATGCATCTAAAGTTCCGCGCATTCTACACATGGACTCAATCAGAGGAAGCCATGGAGGGTtagaaaaattgattaaaaG TTACTTGTCAGAAGAATGGAAAGAGCGAGGGAATGAACGGCAAGAAGAAATTGCAGTGAAGTTTAGGCAGTTGGACTTTGTTTCACTCCAG CTACCACAGCAGGATAACTTGTGCGATTGTGGCCTTTTCTTGCTTCACTATGCAGAACTTTTCCTCGAGCTGGTTTCAAACAGCAGCACAACTGAATATATTGACTTT CCTGATGAGGATTGGTTCCTTCCAGCTGAGGTTTCTCTGAAAAAGCGTGATCATATTAGGAAACTGATCCATAAACTAATACTACAAGATAAGGCACAGAAGGAAGCAGCTGCTAGTAATAACAAATATCTCGGTAGAGGTGTGAGAGAGACCAGTGCAAGATCTGTACTTACAAATGGTGGGGAAGACTTATGTCATGGTATCAATTTGAACTTGGAAGATGACATGGATACTTCGGGGCAGCAGTGTTTTGCACCCCTGTTGGAGCAAACAGGAAAGTCATCTCTCAAAGAATGCCATCAACCTCGTAAGCAGCGGGTTCCGATAAACCAATTCAATAACTTGAGTTTACCATTGGAG GAGACACTCACAGAGCAAACAACCGTTCTACAAAGAGACATAGGAAGTTGTTATGAAACGGATGAGATGAAGCCTCCACATTGTCAGCTCAATCAATCCCTATGTGAAGTTAGTTACAATGAGAAGTCTTGGACGATGAGCAAGGATCTTGAAGATTGTGTGGTCGAGGATTCCGAGGTTGAGAAGTCTTGGATGACGAGCAAGGATCTTGCAGCTTGTGTGGTCAAGGATTCCGAGGATGAGACCTCTTGGACGACGAGCGAGGATCTTGCAGCTTGTGTGGTCAAGGATTCCGAGGATGAGACGTCTTGCACGACGAGCAAGGATCTTGCAACTTGTGTGGTCGAGGATTCCGAGGATGAAGTGGAGGTGGTAAGCATCCGAAGAACAAGGAAACAGTTAATGCGAAACTGA